The nucleotide sequence ggactgacaccacactgacacagcactgacacaggactgacacagcactgacacaggactgacacagcactgacacagcactgacacaggactgacacagcactgacacaggactgacaccgcactgacacaggattaacacagcactaatacagcactgacacaggactgacaccacactgacacaggactgacaccacactgacacagcactgacacaggactgacacaggactgacacagcactgacacaggactgacacagcactgacacaggactgacacagcactgacaccgcactgacacaggactgacaccacactgacacaggactgacacagcactgacaccgcactgacacaggactgacaccacactgacacaggattaacacagcactgacacaggactgacacaggaCTAATACAGGACTGAAAATCCtggtaaaaaaattatttcagtatattaataataatgtattgaaGTGTGAGTCAttaatctctttctctgtttctgtttctgtctctctctctctctctctctctctctctctctctctccattagcATGTGGTGAACATCTCGAGGGACTTTGAGGGCTGTAACATACTGAGAAAATACTTCGGTCAGCTGCACTTCCTGCAGAGTCGTGTTCCAATGGCTAAGGGACGAGAGGCAGCTGCACCGGTCACCTGGCAAGTCACGTTAGAAAAAGAAGTGATCTGTGAGAATGTTCAGTCTGTCTGCTTTCCCTTTACTTcatcatgacatcacttcctttTCCCCTTACTGCTGCTCTTTCTGTTCTTCACTGTAGGATTGACATCTTTTCAGGGAAGCAGGTCACTCATGAAGACATCAGCTATGAACAGGCGTGTGTTCTTTATAACctcggtgagacacacacactcatacacgtcttcattcacacacacacacacatacacacacacacacctaccaaAACTGAGCACTACAAAACTGCTCTTcaccttaccttttttttttttttttttttgcaggtgcTTTACACTCTTATCTGGGAGCCATGGATAACAGAGTTTCTGAAGAAGTAagaatacatcacacacacacacacactcatacacactcataaacaatGTATCCCTGTTACCTTTACATTggtttaaaagtgtgtgtatgtgtgtgtgtgtgtagggaatgAAGACGTCCTGTACACATTTTCAGAGCTCTGCAGGAGCATTCACTTACATCAGAGATTATTACAACTCTGGCTACAGCTCTGACCTCGGCCACCCTGCATTGTCCATCAACATCAGTCTAATGCTggtgaggtacacacacacacacacacacacatacacactgccttACACATGCTgcctctcatacacacacacacacatagacacacagacacaggcacatacaaacaaacacacacacacatttacctaCAGTACACAAAATATATATGAGTGATTGCTCTAACACAGACTTTAATGGTATTTATTAAATCTGACTCTAGTGTTTTGCTCTGTATTGATCTGCTTGTGTCTCAGGGTCAGGCTCAGGAGTGTCTCCTTGAGAAAACACTGCTGGACAACAGGAAGAGCTTTCTGATTGCCCGTATCAGTGCCCAGGTGGGAGAgtgtgatgaagtgtgtgtgtgtttattcttttGTATCTGTGTCATTCTGACCAGGTTTCTTCCTGCAGGTGTGTGACTACTACAGGGAATGTACACGAGTGCTGGAGAgctcagagtgtgtgtctgggaAGAAAGAGTGGAGGAAACTGCTGTGGATGAAAATCAGCTACTTCAGCGCAGTTACACACGTGAGTGGGTGGAGATTAGCTCATTCCAATGCACAGTTCATTCATAAACAGCACTCAGTGGAGTAAATGGAGATGTTCTTCCTGTTTCAGTTACACATGGGCAAGCACTCTGAAGAGCAGCAAAAGCATGGAGAAGCTGTAAGTAAAACATTATCTGTTATCATACAGAATCCAAAAAACATTTGATTCATGATCACAAGATCAACGGTGGCTGAACAAAAGAACAGATccgacaacaacaaaacaattcaGACAGAACGGAAAAGTTCGGTATAGTCTGCGAACGGagttcttccctctgattgaaCGAGACATccgtcactcaggatatacaggaagtaggaatttttgtatctaactttatttcttgtacatgtctggagttctgccttcactttaaaccatttttttaatcttttaaagaaaataacaaacatatatttatctttataagaaaatggagttcattcagctctactttgaggaaggatgTTCATATGGcatgatgttggatatactgatagtgtatcatggcataaagatcACACCAGAAATGTttgaccaaactattccagattaaaggatgtaaggagcgctataagagcagagctgtgttcatacacacaccaatccactttctactgctgtagctactgctggacttcctgtagatcctgagtgacccatgtctcgtccagtcagagggaagaattccattcacacactatacctaacttttccactttgtctgaattgtccttgtgttttaaGATTTGTTATCTTGTTTTCCGCTTCTCTGCAACTGTATGAGACAGATTGAGGTTAAGAAGGTCTAAGAGcctaatgttttaatgtttatgaAATATTTGAAAGGATGTGGTTTTATTTTACATAGGTCGCATACTTCCGATGTGCACTAGGCAAGCTAAACGAAGCTATTAAGCTAAGCAAGGTAAAGCcagtttatctctctctctctcacacacacacacacacacacagacacacacagacacacacacagacacacacacacagacactttctGTAGGATTAACcctcacactctttcacactaCAGGGTCAGCCCGAGTCCGTACAGGAAGCTCTGAAGTTCACCATGGACATCATCGGTGGGAAGTAAGATCTGTGCATGACACTGAGGAACACGATGACAGATATAAAAGGATTAATCTAAGCATTGAGATGTTTTATTTAGAAGATGTGTCTGCTGTTGTAGATTCAACTCTGCTAAAAAAGACAACGACTTTATCTACCATGAATCAGTTCCTGGTCTGGACATGCTGCCTGCAGTGAAAGGTAGATTACTGTGTGGGATGTGAAAAAGGAAATGAtctttttccacctttaatgtgAAATAGTGACCAACATCGTTCatgtgaaagacagacaggaataTCAATGCAATTCATCATGCTTCACAGCTGGTCTGAGGTGTTTGTGATGATACACTCTGTTTGGGTTTCATCACACATGCCACTGTGTATGATGACCAAACATCTCCACCTTGGTCTCATCAGTCCAAAGAACACTGTTCCAGTTTGTTCAGATATAATTTTGCAAATCCTGATTACTAAAAACATTGGTGTACTTGAATGTTCTCATGACTGTATATTCTTTTTACAAATGGTTCTCTTGAACATTGATGCTTGTTAAGTCCCATGGGATTCTGGTTTATCACAAACCTCTGTCATTGTAGCAGAAGGCTGTGTAAACCTTTTCTAACCACATTGATGACCTCTCTTCTATGTAGGAGCTTCTCTGGTAAAGCCCCTCCCCGTCTCCCCGACTGACCCCAACAGCACTGGTCCTGACCTCTTCTCCAAACTGGTTCCTCTCGCGGCTCATGAGTTTTCGTCAGTCTACAGGTCACTTCAAGAGGACGAATCAAAAACCATTACTTCTTCTTTCCAATCATTTTGATGGCTGTGCAGTGCATTAAATATTTGCTGCAGCTGGACATATAGCATATAGCAGCTTCGCTTATTAGCACTATTCATGTGGATGACCAGCTGGaagaaatgcagtttaaatTTGTTGTGTCCAATCGTACAGAATTAGAGAATATATGATTATTGTCAGTCAGTCCTCTCTTCACataaagcttgttttttttttttttgttttagtgaAGAGAAGGCCAAACTGCTTCGTGAAGTGATGGCAAAGATTGATGAGAAGAACCAGATTTTAGGGTAAGGAACACACTCAGACGTCATGTCTGTACATTCTTTATTATGTTCTAGAGGGACATTTTAGCAAGAGGTCAGGGTCACAGAACATCAGAGTCCAAAGATCTCCTGACTGATCACGATATAAATCACTGTTAAGCCTAACTAAAgggagagtggtgtgtgtgatagcgCTCATTTGTAGATTGAAGATTttacttaatttaattttgtggATCATCTGTAAAACGAGTTTGTTCCTCTagcattatagcagctacaaatGTCCCTTTCCTCACCAGCTGTTCTTTTTGTCTCTTGCTGCTGCTTAATGTCTTAGCTAACTGTTTTCTGACAGGATAAACAGTCAAATGAACAATCACACTGTTTTAAATGGGATTCTGTGAAGAGTTTCTGTACAAGTCCCTTGTTAGAAACACATTACACGTGATTGTACTGATAGGCAAGCTTAATTTTGTTCCTGAGTATGCATAATTCTAAACACTTTTTCAGGCGTTTTATGGACTCTTTGAACTGCGTCTCAGTGGATTTGGACATGTTCAGCTCTGTTCCTCCTGTGTTACTGGAGAAATGTGCAGCACTCAGCGTTCAACCAGATGCAGTAAAGAGATTAGTGCAAGCCATGCAGGGTGTGTACAAACAACACATATGAATACAGTACTTGAGACAGTCTGTGTGTTATCCATGTGTCTGTGATTCACTCGTGTATGATCATGTGACTGTGTTGCACAGCATTGTCAAGCGTGTACACTGATGTGGGCTCTTATCTGGAGGAAGTGCGCAATGCCCTGGAGGAGGTTGAGGCAGGAGACAAAGCGCTGCTCAATGTGGTTGGGCAGAAAGAATTACCCCCCAGGCCTCCTGAACTAATGGAACTCCAAAACGAGTTCAGGAAATATGAGGCAGCCCATCAAGCAGCCAGCCAAACCAATACTGACCTCCACAAAGCCATGAATCAGCACATCCCAAACCTGCGTCTGCTCCAAGGTCCACTGGATGAGCTGAGGAACAGCCTGGCGCAGCCACAGCTGACTGAGGGTTAGATTCTATTCCAGTcatgatttttaaatattttacacagtAGTAAACACAACatactcactggccactttaacaCCTGCTGGtttatgcaattatccaatattttgttgatgagagagctCAAAtggcctgtatctgcatgatgttctgcactgtgctgctgtcacatgattggctgattagttAACTGCATATGGTATacttgtgtaggtgtgtttgagtgtgaatGTCAGTGACTCTGTCCTTGCCCCATAGATGACAAATCATCCTTGCAGACAATGAAACGGATTTGTGGTAAAGTGGATGAGATGCGTAAGCAGAGGATCTCATTTGAGAAGGAGCTTCGTGACCTCATTCAGAAAGATGACATAACCACTATTCTGGTGACCACTGAACGTTCTGAGATAAAGGTATGGTCTGTAGGACCTACAGTGTCATTAATAACGTGTATCTCGCTTTTGATAAAAACCTATGGCAATGTCTGACTTTAGGCCTTGATTGAAAAACAGCTGCAGAAATATGACCAGTTGAAGGGATACATTGATCAGAACCTAGCAGCCCAGGATAACATCATTAAAGCTTTGACAGAGGCTAACGTGCAGTGCGCCACCATCCGGAAGACCCTCAGTGTCGCACAAGAACAGTATgtgtatttgcattttatttgtgttactGAGAATGAAGATCCACAGATGTATGTTGTAGATGTATAGACAGTTGTGTTTGCAACCCACATGGCTTGCTCTGCAGATGGAACTGCTCTGTGCAGTCTATGGTGGCTTCATATGAAGCTTATGAGAACCTGGTGAAAAAGGCAGAGGAAGGTACGAGCTTTTATCAGGACCTGGGAAAAAAGACATCTAGCCTTCTGGACAAAATTAAGACCATCTGCAAGGGCAGAGAAGAGAGAAGTGCCTTGATGAAAAAGTAAGAACATCACAATCTGATAATAAATACATGATTAAAACTCACAGAGGataaaatgaaagtaaaaatgtTTCCCATTGTTCTTCATACataactataataatatttCACTTTTGTTTTCATAGGGAGGTATTAAAAGTGCCTCCTCCTAGACCTTCTGCGCGAAAGCCAGTGCTTGACAATAAAATTCCAGGTCCTCAGTCTGGCACCTCCAACATGGAGCCGTCTGATTCTTCACAGGATCTACCCCAGAAATTGCACAGCCTACCCCCAAATATGGCCTTAGCTAGAGGTCCACCAGCCCCTCTCAACTGGCCACCGGGGGCAGTCCGCCCCCCATTTTTAAACCAAGGAATGCCACAGCTAATACCTACTAATCAACCCCCTTATGGTCCCCTTATAGGAGTCCCACAGCCACTGGCACCTATACAGCATCCATCAGGTTTTGCTGTACCTCAGCAATTTCAGCCTGGTCCACCTGGAGGCATCCCACCAGTTCCCTCACAGATTAATCCTCAAAATATGTCGCAAATGCCTCACCAGGGCTTTATGCCAGCACCCTGGCAGAATGCAAGACCAGGTCTACCTGGAAATGTTCTTATGTATGGTGGACAAGGACAAAATATGCCAGCTACCATGCCTCAATCCTCTTCTAATCAACCAGTGACTCCAGGAACACAGTACCAAGGTTACCCCCCACCACCTACACATGGCATAATCTCGCAGGCAAATAGGGTTGGCTTTTTTGGGCAAAGCCAGCCGTCCTCCCATTCTGGACAATTCCATTCTCCAGTGCCACCTCAGAGCCAGTCTCAGCCAATGCCACCTACTGCTTACTGGCCTACTATAGGTGTAAACACACAGTGCCAGCCTGACTTACCAGTTCAGCCAGGCCTTGTCTCAGTCCCTGGGGAAGCTAAGATGCAACCATTCCCTCCTGGTCCTGTAAACCAGTTTCACCCAGGACAGTCTCAGCCCCAAGCTCAAATGGGAAATGCTCTTTCCTCCATGCTATCTTCGCAACCTCAACAAATGCCTGGATCCCTTCAGAATACAACGTTATCTCAGACTACCACTCAGGTTCCCTTCAGCCAAAATCAACCCACTTACCACTCCTTTGATAACACTCACATGCCTCAGAGAATTGCACCTCCAGAAGGTAACATATATTTTCAGAGTGGAACACCTCACAGCCAAGCACAACCCCTAAACACCTCTCAGCAACCCACTGCTCAGTTAAGCAACATGTTTCAGACAGGGAATCCTCTTCAAACCCAACATATTCCTTCACCTTCTGGACCATGTATTGTCCCAGTGATGGACAACCCAAACCCCCCTGCACTTACTGGTATACTTACACCTTCCCCAGCTCACCCCTTACCCTATAATCAGACTGGGTCTGTGCTGAAGCCTTCATCCTCTGAGAATTCATTCAGTGTCCTTCAAGACAAGGTGAACCAGCTCAGCATTGCCTCCCAGGGAGCAGGGTCTGATTGTGgagaagataaaataaaataaaatccaggcTGGTGTAGTAATCTCTTCAAATAATAATCTCGAATCTTAACCAACTCAATTATAATGTGAAACAGGGAATGTGGGAATAATGGCAGCGTGTACCTCCACCCTCAGGAACCCTGTGAATACAGCTGATTGGACCTGAGACTCCTCTGCTAGCAGAAGCATGAAGAAACATCAGAacaaaaaaagttgtttttcagggatctGGAGCTTCTTTGGATTTTACAGAAGAATATGAAATACgcctgtttttaaaaaaatgttaatactCTACATTCATCAATAAGCTCTAATTAGAAACATTAGCTCTAAATGTTCTGACACTGTATTATAGCTAACGTTCTGAAAGTGAATAGTATATATGAAGCTACATGAAACACCTGAAGGGAAACGTGTAAAAACTATGCAATCTCTAGTTTctgggttttaaaaaaaaaaaataatagcacTATATTCTTGATAATAGTTGTTTAATGAAGATGGTGAGTTTAGTTAATGGGTTTTATTCAGCATCAGCTGGGATAAAGATGCGATGCAATGACGTGTTTATCCTTTTGAACAATGTATTTCTGTCTAAACATTCTCTAAACTTTGTGTAAGAGTTGCTTTTGGAATAAAGTTTACAATGTTTATCAGGTTCATCAGTGATGCATCATCCACTCCTGCACACATAAAAGAGAAGTATAGATGCAATCCAGAATTAGCCAGCATGTACCAGCTGCCCTGACatcaccacataaacacacgtGTGTTCAGCCGTTCCTGGGTCATTACTGAAGATGTCCAGATTAAACTGGTGCGCCTCAATAACTAATGTAAGGTCAGTGAGGGAAATTTGGAGCTCTTAAGGTGTACAGAATCTACAGAACTGATGGCATTTTAACATACATGCTTGCAGAAGGACTTATTTTTGAAGAAAGGCTCAACAGTCTGGTGTTCACATActttaaagtgtttattaaaatgaaaagtgtTAATCAGATGAAACTTGAAAATAAAGCACCTTGTTAATTAGTTATCCTTCACAGCTTGGATCTGCTGTATGATGAATCAGTTGGAGTCATGGCAAGACATCAGAAAAGATTGGGAATGATTAGACAGTAGGAAAGccggtgtgggtgtgtgtgtgtacatacagtCCTGGTGCTTTATGTTcttgtgtgagatgtgtgtgtgcaaactcCTACATTTACAGTACTGACACTGCTGACTATGTGTGAACCTGACTTTGAGACTGTTGGCCAAAAGCTCAGTGAGAACATGGAGCCTGTAAGGAGTTGTCATTCCCAGACGTTGCCATGGCATCACCGTGATGACCATTTCAGTATGTTACGGTGTGCAGGCTTTCCCCAGACGAGGGTTGGGTGTCCTGGAGGACATGGGGCTGTAGCAAGGCTCAGAGCCTCGTCTGGGCCGTATCTGGGGGAGAACGTTCCCATGCCTGGACCGTCCTGGGGATATTTTGGGGGATTTAGGAAGCTTATAGAGGAAGACATTATAGTGAAGAGGAGGAGTGGTCTCAGGGTGCATCTTCGCCTCGTTAGGGAGGAGCAGCTCCAGATCGATGGTCACACCGCTctacagagcagaacacagaataaaaaaggaacaaaaacacaccaggcACATGGAGTACATTTACAGATAAAACAAAAGTGTACCAGTGGAGTTACAGACAGATGAGTGATTAAGGAAAACTAAAAGGTTGTGAGTGAGTTTCAGCTGGAAGGTTATTGTGACTGATCAGCTTGAGCTTCTGaatatttctatcctgatggcaCTAATCTCCTCCAGGATGTCCAACTCTCCATCCTGCAGACTGGAGTGTTAGACCAGCAGCAACATTCAGTGGAAATCAGCGATGTTGAGCTCTTTAGTCCAgcacagtagtgtgtgtggagatgttcaTGGTGAAGCAGCAGCTGGGAGAATgctagcagtgtagtgtatcacgGTTACACTCCCACTTGGTAAATAATTTCATGGGTGTGATTGTGTCAGGTGAGAAAGCTGGAGATTCTGCATGGTGAGGTGTGTTTGAGGTCACATGGGGTAAAGGTCTTGTCACGACGTACATTCACACAACCCCTCAGTGTGTTCAGCACCAGCGCAGGAATATATTCAAGCCATGCACAAGACCCAGaagatgagagagatggagaaagaaggATAGATAAACCAAGAGAGGAGGAATGGTGAAGTACAGGAATACACTGGGACCAGCTCAgtactgtcaaaaaaaaaaactttattccAGCAAAAACCTCTGAATTTCTCATCAACCACAGACTATTTCTACAAAAATAGGCATGAAATGAAAATCTTACAAACACCAACAGGATTTGAAATAACATCAACGGAAAGTAAGAATGTGCTTTTACATGAATACATCAGCCTACTCACTGCCACAAGAGAACAAAACATACTTTAACACTCGTCCTTTTTCTCTATAGCTGTTCACATTTATACAAAAGAACACCAATGCATGCCAACTCCAAACACGGCGGGACACAGAGAAGGGCAGGAAGGGACTGGTGGACAGCAGCCAAGGCTGAAGGTGGATGTACTGGATGTTGTAAAGCTGAAGCATGTGTGATGTAGCATGGAATGTAGCGTGACAGCGAGAGCAAGCAAGGAGCAGACGGAAAGTTACGAGACCACCGTGCATCTCTGCTGCTTCTGTCTGGATAACATCTAATGCACATTCTAACGCAGTATGAAACACTGAAGTGGGCAGAGTTCAGGAGGAACACACTACTAGAACACCTCTACTGACCTGAGCTTTGACCAAAACCAACTAatcaacaacataaacaactgTCTATGGAGTCAATCATTCATCTCCTGTAAGCTCTTTATCCTGGTGAAGTGGGAATAACCGCCTGGATAAGACACCAGTCCATTACAgtacaccatgcacacacacacagagctagtGTGATATTTCTGagagaaacccacacagacatgatatataaaataaacattaatactCCACATTAAACTGATCTAAGGACAGAATGGGGCCCGGTAGCTGTAAGACTCAACACTGCTAAAGAAGAGCAGCTGTGTgctgctcttctttattacaTCAGCTCTGAGAATCAGGAACATAAGCATGTGTGATCTGCGTTACATTTGAATCCATTAGCTAGGTGGAGATGGGATAGCTGGGTCTCTAACAGGCAGTCTGTGGGTGTTAGCCAGGTAAGGAGCGGTGTGTTATGGCCATGCGTCTGCTTGTGCGTGGATCCTGCTACTACATCATGTTCTTCAGAGACTTTACCTCCTCGGGATCGTCAGTGCTGATGGTGTTGTTCTCATGCTGAGGTGTCAGTGAGTTCTGGATGTTCAgagcctcctcttcctccttaaCAGGGCTTTTCACTGGCTCCTCTGGCTTGGCAGTGtcattctgcacacacacacacacacacacacacagataaataactggttaaacacactcacatggtACAGAACATTCAAGCACATCTTGAATTAAGTCTCAGTGTTGACAACAGGAACTCAGCAGTGATCGCTGAGCAGCAGAAGAACAAGCTAAAGGTCTAACAGCATGACAGAGCAGCAGAAAGAAAGCTCACACGGGAGCCCTGGTGTCTCTGGATGATAGTGAAGCTCTGAGAGAGAAGCtactgtgtgagggtgtgatgagTAGCTACAGCTAGCGCCAAGCTAACGTGGTTTACAGGCCGTCTTACCTCACTGCAGGATTTGTCAGTGGGTTTACACTCCCATGTGTATTTGCTCATGGTTTTCTATGAGGTGGGTGAGTGGGAGTTGGTCAAAGCAGTACAACACAGTATGATTCAGAATGAGAGATGGAGTTGAGAGAAGAGCTAAGAGTTCTTTCTTAATGTAAGTGAAGAATAATAACGGCTGAAGAAAGTCCAGGAGTCGGTCAGTGAgactgaggagtgtgaggatgaGGACAGGACAGAAACACAGTCTCAGTATCATACACTAAACAGAGAACAGGAGTCGCGCTTATCAGCCACTCACTTTTCTCAGCTGATTTGCATTGGGTGACACCCACAAAACTTCATACAGGTCAAGCTCACAGCAGCTAAATGCTAAAGAATAACCATCAGAACAGACTTGCTCACAGGCAGAAGTGACTTAAAAATCTACCAGATTTTTAACTGTTACCATATATGGTGATTTGGGGGGGTGTCTTTATGCTAATGAGTGTGGCTGTGTAGGAGCAAAAGAGATTATTGTGTGGAATTTTTAATCAGCATCAGTTTTCTGTAAGTACTGGTGGTTCTGTGTGAGTTCTAGATGTTCTGCTGGTTCCAGAACCTCTGTGGATGATAAGTGAGGCCCCCAGAGtttcttacacactcttatTATCTCAGACACACTTtacatattataattattattccaGCAGGAAGGATATAAAGAAGGGATAAATAGGAAGCAGATATTACATCAttcatttccaaaaaaataaggaaagatTAGAGAAGAGAAGGATAAACTCTAACATACACAAAGACTAGAAAGGGATGAAGGAGAGGAAAGCAGGAGTTACCTGACAGATAATGTTATCATAGTAAGCCAAAGCATGTGGTGGGTTAGATGGAGAGCCACATTCATTCCTTACGTTTGCCTGTGAGCCTTCAGCCacggtagagagagagaaattatcaTTGTGCTGCTCCGACTGTGGCCGGGACCTACTGGGGATTGAGGGGGGGGggtagacagaaagagagagagagagagagagagagagagagagggagagacatatATTTA is from Hemibagrus wyckioides isolate EC202008001 linkage group LG24, SWU_Hwy_1.0, whole genome shotgun sequence and encodes:
- the ptpn23b gene encoding tyrosine-protein phosphatase non-receptor type 23b isoform X2 encodes the protein MEAVPRMPMIWLELKEAGEFHFSSGVVQYIKRNYGENPENYSEALRKLEKLRQHVVNISRDFEGCNILRKYFGQLHFLQSRVPMAKGREAAAPVTWIDIFSGKQVTHEDISYEQACVLYNLGALHSYLGAMDNRVSEEGMKTSCTHFQSSAGAFTYIRDYYNSGYSSDLGHPALSINISLMLGQAQECLLEKTLLDNRKSFLIARISAQVCDYYRECTRVLESSECVSGKKEWRKLLWMKISYFSAVTHLHMGKHSEEQQKHGEAVAYFRCALGKLNEAIKLSKGQPESVQEALKFTMDIIGGKFNSAKKDNDFIYHESVPGLDMLPAVKGASLVKPLPVSPTDPNSTGPDLFSKLVPLAAHEFSSVYSEEKAKLLREVMAKIDEKNQILGRFMDSLNCVSVDLDMFSSVPPVLLEKCAALSVQPDAVKRLVQAMQALSSVYTDVGSYLEEVRNALEEVEAGDKALLNVVGQKELPPRPPELMELQNEFRKYEAAHQAASQTNTDLHKAMNQHIPNLRLLQGPLDELRNSLAQPQLTEDDKSSLQTMKRICGKVDEMRKQRISFEKELRDLIQKDDITTILVTTERSEIKLQKYDQLKGYIDQNLAAQDNIIKALTEANVQCATIRKTLSVAQEQWNCSVQSMVASYEAYENLVKKAEEGTSFYQDLGKKTSSLLDKIKTICKGREERSALMKKEVLKVPPPRPSARKPVLDNKIPGPQSGTSNMEPSDSSQDLPQKLHSLPPNMALARGPPAPLNWPPGAVRPPFLNQGMPQLIPTNQPPYGPLIGVPQPLAPIQHPSGFAVPQQFQPGPPGGIPPVPSQINPQNMSQMPHQGFMPAPWQNARPGLPGNVLMYGGQGQNMPATMPQSSSNQPVTPGTQYQGYPPPPTHGIISQANRVGFFGQSQPSSHSGQFHSPVPPQSQSQPMPPTAYWPTIGVNTQCQPDLPVQPGLVSVPGEAKMQPFPPGPVNQFHPGQSQPQAQMGNALSSMLSSQPQQMPGSLQNTTLSQTTTQVPFSQNQPTYHSFDNTHMPQRIAPPEGNIYFQSGTPHSQAQPLNTSQQPTAQLSNMFQTGNPLQTQHIPSPSGPCIVPVMDNPNPPALTGILTPSPAHPLPYNQTGSVLKPSSSENSFSVLQDKVNQLSIASQGAGSDCGEDKIK
- the ptpn23b gene encoding tyrosine-protein phosphatase non-receptor type 23b isoform X1; protein product: MEAVPRMPMIWLELKEAGEFHFSSGVVQYIKRNYGENPENYSEALRKLEKLRQHVVNISRDFEGCNILRKYFGQLHFLQSRVPMAKGREAAAPVTWIDIFSGKQVTHEDISYEQACVLYNLGALHSYLGAMDNRVSEEGMKTSCTHFQSSAGAFTYIRDYYNSGYSSDLGHPALSINISLMLGQAQECLLEKTLLDNRKSFLIARISAQVCDYYRECTRVLESSECVSGKKEWRKLLWMKISYFSAVTHLHMGKHSEEQQKHGEAVAYFRCALGKLNEAIKLSKGQPESVQEALKFTMDIIGGKFNSAKKDNDFIYHESVPGLDMLPAVKGASLVKPLPVSPTDPNSTGPDLFSKLVPLAAHEFSSVYSEEKAKLLREVMAKIDEKNQILGRFMDSLNCVSVDLDMFSSVPPVLLEKCAALSVQPDAVKRLVQAMQALSSVYTDVGSYLEEVRNALEEVEAGDKALLNVVGQKELPPRPPELMELQNEFRKYEAAHQAASQTNTDLHKAMNQHIPNLRLLQGPLDELRNSLAQPQLTEDDKSSLQTMKRICGKVDEMRKQRISFEKELRDLIQKDDITTILVTTERSEIKALIEKQLQKYDQLKGYIDQNLAAQDNIIKALTEANVQCATIRKTLSVAQEQWNCSVQSMVASYEAYENLVKKAEEGTSFYQDLGKKTSSLLDKIKTICKGREERSALMKKEVLKVPPPRPSARKPVLDNKIPGPQSGTSNMEPSDSSQDLPQKLHSLPPNMALARGPPAPLNWPPGAVRPPFLNQGMPQLIPTNQPPYGPLIGVPQPLAPIQHPSGFAVPQQFQPGPPGGIPPVPSQINPQNMSQMPHQGFMPAPWQNARPGLPGNVLMYGGQGQNMPATMPQSSSNQPVTPGTQYQGYPPPPTHGIISQANRVGFFGQSQPSSHSGQFHSPVPPQSQSQPMPPTAYWPTIGVNTQCQPDLPVQPGLVSVPGEAKMQPFPPGPVNQFHPGQSQPQAQMGNALSSMLSSQPQQMPGSLQNTTLSQTTTQVPFSQNQPTYHSFDNTHMPQRIAPPEGNIYFQSGTPHSQAQPLNTSQQPTAQLSNMFQTGNPLQTQHIPSPSGPCIVPVMDNPNPPALTGILTPSPAHPLPYNQTGSVLKPSSSENSFSVLQDKVNQLSIASQGAGSDCGEDKIK
- the ptpn23b gene encoding tyrosine-protein phosphatase non-receptor type 23b isoform X3, yielding MDNRVSEEGMKTSCTHFQSSAGAFTYIRDYYNSGYSSDLGHPALSINISLMLGQAQECLLEKTLLDNRKSFLIARISAQVCDYYRECTRVLESSECVSGKKEWRKLLWMKISYFSAVTHLHMGKHSEEQQKHGEAVAYFRCALGKLNEAIKLSKGQPESVQEALKFTMDIIGGKFNSAKKDNDFIYHESVPGLDMLPAVKGASLVKPLPVSPTDPNSTGPDLFSKLVPLAAHEFSSVYSEEKAKLLREVMAKIDEKNQILGRFMDSLNCVSVDLDMFSSVPPVLLEKCAALSVQPDAVKRLVQAMQALSSVYTDVGSYLEEVRNALEEVEAGDKALLNVVGQKELPPRPPELMELQNEFRKYEAAHQAASQTNTDLHKAMNQHIPNLRLLQGPLDELRNSLAQPQLTEDDKSSLQTMKRICGKVDEMRKQRISFEKELRDLIQKDDITTILVTTERSEIKALIEKQLQKYDQLKGYIDQNLAAQDNIIKALTEANVQCATIRKTLSVAQEQWNCSVQSMVASYEAYENLVKKAEEGTSFYQDLGKKTSSLLDKIKTICKGREERSALMKKEVLKVPPPRPSARKPVLDNKIPGPQSGTSNMEPSDSSQDLPQKLHSLPPNMALARGPPAPLNWPPGAVRPPFLNQGMPQLIPTNQPPYGPLIGVPQPLAPIQHPSGFAVPQQFQPGPPGGIPPVPSQINPQNMSQMPHQGFMPAPWQNARPGLPGNVLMYGGQGQNMPATMPQSSSNQPVTPGTQYQGYPPPPTHGIISQANRVGFFGQSQPSSHSGQFHSPVPPQSQSQPMPPTAYWPTIGVNTQCQPDLPVQPGLVSVPGEAKMQPFPPGPVNQFHPGQSQPQAQMGNALSSMLSSQPQQMPGSLQNTTLSQTTTQVPFSQNQPTYHSFDNTHMPQRIAPPEGNIYFQSGTPHSQAQPLNTSQQPTAQLSNMFQTGNPLQTQHIPSPSGPCIVPVMDNPNPPALTGILTPSPAHPLPYNQTGSVLKPSSSENSFSVLQDKVNQLSIASQGAGSDCGEDKIK